The nucleotide sequence TAGAGTGGGAATGTTCCAGGAGCTTGGCAGGCACAGGAATAGGATTTAAAATGGCTCTTGTCTCTGGAGCTCTTTTTAGTGACatacaatttaatgttttctttatcctgttttcattttataaaatgcacacataaaaaaaagttGTGTAAAATTGAATACTCTTGAGCCTTTTGAGGATCAAGATCTGCCAACGAATGAGCTCGATGAGTCTGAAAACGAAGAGATGATCACCGTAGTCgttgaggaaaagaaagagaagtgggaTTGCGAGTCCATTTGCAGTAAGTATCTTATTGCCCCGCCAGCTGCCAAAGGTATGAAAACCATTCAGTGTGAATGTGGGAAACAGATAGGATTTAGTAGAAGTTAAACTTTTAGGGAATTTGTGAAAATGCCTTCAAAAGAATATGActgctttggacttcccacagggcagggaaccctgactgctctttggactggagagggagggagagaggagtggggagaggggggagggaaatgggaggcggtgaggaggtggaaatttttaataataaataaataaaatgaaaaaaaagaatatgactgTTCTGCTATTGAGTTGTAAATAATTTCAGAATGGTTTTCAGAGAGGCTCTAGTGTGATTTTGAACTATAAAAACACCGAGACTAGGAACGTAGTGTGAACTGGATGGTGCTTTTGTTGAACTTACAGTGTGCTTAGGTGTCACATGATCTTTTTCCAGGTTTATACTCCAATTTGTACAACCATCCACAGCTCATCAAATATGAACCAAAGGTAAGGCTGACATTGTTAGTGTACCATTTTCAGGGCTGGAATGGTAGCCCAACAGTTGAGATCACTacctgctccttcagaggacccagctGGGTTCATAGCACACACATCAGGtgggaactccagctccaaaggatctgatgcctcttctggcccctggaGGCCCCCATATATATGGgccacactcaaacacatacacacttgcaaaTAAAGGTTGGTCTTTAGTGCCCTTTCTCACAGGAACCCTTTCTGGATGCGTGGCTGGTAGGGGAGCACCAACAGTGCACCGCTAGTGAGCAGTTGTGAGTCGGATGGGGAGTAACTAGTGCTGCTCTCTCTCCGGCTCAGCCCaaacagatccacctgtcttcaaAAACGGGCATACCTCTCAATGTCTTACCTAAGAAGGGCCTGACGGCAAAGCAGCTGGAACGAATGCAGATGATCAACAACAGTGACCTCCCCAAGGTGTCAACCCAGCCTCGGcccaaaaatgaaagcaaagaagaTAAAAGAGCCAGAAAGCAGGCCATAAAAGAGGAACGGAAGGTAACTACGCCCTCTGATGTGGGGCTTGTGAAGAGCTGCTGGGGGGAACAGGGTCCATCTGTACAAATGTAACCTGGGATCCTCTTGTACAGGAACGAAGAACTGAAAAGAAAGCTAACAAACTAGCATTCAAACTggagaaaagaaggcaagagAAGGAGCTGCTGAACCTGAAGAACATTGAGGGTCTGAAACTGTAGGTGAGGAAGAGTCAGTGTGAGTTGTCTTCCTCTTTCagtggtcttcactctgctccgtaaTTAACCAGGGTCTTAAGGGAGGTAAACATGGCCCTGTCATTTTTATATGCAAATAGCTGAGAaaagaatatttgtatttttatacaaATGAGGTTCTCTTGTCAGCTACCTTGTAAATATGATGTTTTGAGTTTACTATTATAAGCTTATATTCCCTCTGAGATGAATGACTTCATGGAAGTGAAATGTTTGGATAAATTAAAGGAAATGTCTTTATAACGTGCACGGACTCGGTGTGCTCATTTGTTTGTATGGTTGTCAAAGTTGTCCTTTGCAGATGTTctcaaatatttctttgaaaCCTCTCCACGCCTTCTCGGGAATTACATGGTTTAATTTGCCGTCTGTAGAGGAGGGGTCTGGTTAAGCTCAGTTTTGAAATGCTGAGTTTATTAGTGGTGAGAAGACTGTTCCTGAGAAGATTCCACGGGTAAGAGCTGATTTTCCCGTGTCCACAAAACGACCCTTTCAAAAGGACTGTGACGATGAGCACCGCAGTTGTGCTTGGGATTTCCTGCCCTGGAACCAGATGGCTCTTTCCCTCTGGGATTTAGGACCAGCATAGCTGGAGTGATCAGAAATACTTACTTCACTGTAACCTAGAAAGTTTGTCTTCCCAACATTGTTTAATGTTTGGAACCATCCACAGCTTATTAAAATACATACTCAGAAGTTTCCAGGGTTTGATGAGTTGTTCTTGTTTTGACATCTAGAGACTGATTCAAGGCTTAGGCAATGACTCCATCATAATGTTCATTATTTGGTAAACTGTGACTTCTCACTGACCTTTGCCCATTTGCCCCTGATCGGTGTGAACACTTGGTCAGAGTGGAGGACAAAATGGCTGAGGCACAGCCAGCTGTGGCGGGTGAGCTGCGCTTGACGGCTAGCTTTTTTAGAAGTCATGTCACCTGGTAGTTAATTAAGTCTTTTCCGAAGCTGATAGGTATCACCTTATTctaagttttattaattaaaatcttAATTATTGTATTTCTTTTAGAGTTGTGAAAAACTTTACAATTCTATTCTGTTAACACCTaaccaaaagtaaaaataaaactgtgtaCAATTTGTCATTGAGGAAGTGCAGCACACTGAGCATGTGCTGAAATGCCAACCTGCAAAAGCAGAGGTAGTTGGTGTTTTATATGAATACTGAGAATAAAAATCCTAAGTGGATGGGTCTTTTCTCTTGTTGACCATTTCCAAAGAAGTGTCTCCAAACCTTGAAGAGTCTCGGGCACAGGATGTCACTGAGTCCTGCTGGTTCTGTTCCAATTAATCTCTTGTAAATAAGGGAATGCAACTCAGCTTTAAGTCTTGAGAAGCTTGTTGCTGTGGGACTGATTAATTTAGCTTAAAGACTGTAATTCTGTTCTGGAGAAGACTTTAGGGGCGACTTGAAAGAATTGCTAGAACTTGTTAGCAAATTTTCCCTACACACACCAGACCTAAAAGCCAACCCCCTCcccgcacatacacacacacacatacacacaaacacatgccaaAATACTCAATTTTTAGTCTTCTGTAAACAGTGATGAAAACCGAGCACATGAGCTCAGTGCTGAACGACAGCAGTTGAGAGATAAGGGGGATTTTGCCTTCAAGAACTACTTGGTTGGAGACAGGAGGCACAGATAAGTGCCGATGCCATCACTGTGACAAGCACCACTTGTTACGAGGAGCTGGGTACTCACTGTTCCCCTGAAGTCTTGAGATAAGCCTGCAAGGTTGCTCAGTTGTCACCTATGATTTTCATTAAGGAGCACGCCCTCCTCCCGGCACTCCCTCTTCCCAGCCTTGTGCTCTGTGCAGCAACGTACAAGGCTGCTTCTCGGGATCCTTTCTGACTAGAGGAAAGTTGGAGGGCAGAACATTTTGCTTACCACTTTACTTGCTGGCCAAGCTAGTGCCTGGAATTCGGTGAATAGTGTTCGGTGGCGTAGGTATGGATGGGTTCAGGGTAAGACACTTCGTAAAAGAATGACTTAAATAGTGATAGGTTCATTCACAAGGGTCAGCAAGGAGAAACAATCCCAAGTAGGCAGGgagaatttgttgttgttgttgttgtatgtgTAAATGCACCCGCCACAGTGCACATGGCAGTCAAAAGGGCGGCTGTGTGGAGCtgggtttttatgtgggttccggAATTGAACTCAGTCGATGGCCCTGCCTACtgagttttagttttgtttgagcATTGTCCCGAATTGGTTTCAAAGCTTTCTTGTTAGGTACTTTGTTAGTGTTAAAAGCCTgagtgtcttcattgctggcGCCATTTGTGCATGCTGTCTTGATGCACTGTAGACAGATGTAGCGTCTACAGCCTGCACTGTGACATCACATCACCTTGATGGAGAGCAGCCCTGACCCCTGACCGTGTTGTTTTTATGTGTTGACAATGGCTTGCTTTAACATGCCTGTTTGATCTAGTTAGCAGAAAATAAGGAGTCCAGTGCTTTTGTAAGTTAGTTGTGAGTTAGTAAGTTAGTTATGGTAAAATATGTAATATGCAAAGACATACTTGTTGTGCAGATAAGAAACACAGAgcacgggcggtggtggcgcacgcctttaatcccagcccttgggagacagaggcaggcggatctctgtgagtttgagaccagcctggtctacaagagctagttccaggacaggctccaaaaaccacagagaaaccctgtctcgaaaaaccaaaaaaaaaaaaaagaaagaaacacagagccaggcagtggtggcacacgccagtaatcccagccctcgggaggcagaggcaggcatatctctgtgagttcgaggccagcctggtctacaaagcaagttccaggacaggctgtttGTTGTCTTCCTATTCGTTTATTAACTACCCAGTCAGTTACACTAAGCATTAACCCTTTTCCTTCAAACCACTTACATGATACCCTTTAACACAGCTTCCTTATCTCTGAGCCAGCTAGGAGCACAAGTCTACCTCTGAAGGGAACATTTGCAGCTCATAGTTGGTGTCTTAGCAGTGACCTAAAGAAACCCTAGGTCCGACTTTAGCTTctagtgtgtgtgcacctgtgtgcatgtgtcagcGAGCAAGGTACTGAGTGAATCCTGGACGCCTACGGGCATATGAGCAGCCATGCTCACAAGCTGCACGACTGGCTGGTGTTTCTGTGTCTGAGCTCCACAGGACCTACTCCACCTCTGagaccggagttcaattcccggaacccacataaagaaCCAGCTCTACAAAGCCGTCCTTTGACTGCCACGTGCACTGTGGCAGGTGCATCTACACATAcaataacaaaaactaaaaaaaaaattcttgatgtCTATCATTCCTACAGCTCGAGAATCTCTGTCATGTTGACTTTGGAGGATATTTTGCAAATGGAGTCATGTAGAATTTGGAGTAATTTGGCTTTATTTCTCTCAGCATTGAAATCCTTTTAGGCTGTTGCATGGCTCAATAGTTTTCCTTCTTATTGCTGTGCGGTGCTCCAAGGTATGGGTACTCCACAGTTCATTTAGCCTTTTACCCATTGATGGGCATGTTGTTTGTTTCAAAGCATTCTTTTAAGGTGGTAGCAATCAAATCTTCTGTTTGAATCAGTTCAGAGTGTGACAGTATAGACCTTCAACTTCATGTGTGGTCCAGCTATTGAGACAGACAATCTCCTCATTTCTTATAGATAAGCTTCCAACTTGAATGTTGTTCATAGTGGAGTGGTCCATCCATAGCCACATTTTTAATTGGGTCATATCTATTATTTTAAAGTCCTTGAACTCATTAAAACGCAGTGATTTAAACTAAAGATTATTGGTCTTCTGGGGGTTTCCAGGCCCTTCATAGATTAACGGGAACATCATAAACCTGTAGTTGAATTTTTGTCTTAATCGttggagagacagagacttgGGTCCAAATCTCAGGGTTACCCCTTGCAGTTTTTGGACTGAGTGAAATCACTTAACTTTTTCTcaacagagaataaaaaaatagcaCCAGCCGGGTCTTACAAGTTTGCTATGAAGAGCCTATGAAATAACCTAGGAATGGAGAGAACCAAATGAAAATGACTATATGACTATAACATGAATAAGAACATCGCCTTCAGTAATGTTGGGGGAAAATGACAGTTTTAGaatcaattctttcttttaacaAGTCTATTGCGAGGGTGCAGGAAGGGGGTTAACTTTACTGAAAACATTGCTTTTAAGACCCAGTATTGCAGACAGGACGGGGAGTATTTCCGTAGGCCGAGGTGGATGACCTGCGCAGAGAACACAATACCAATTAGCAGACCTGTGAAGAAACTGTTTAAATCAACAATGTCTGTGCAACCTGCCATCTGCTTCCCGTTAAGCAGACTCCCCCTTTTCACATGGCTCCCCTGTCGGTTTCCGTGgccctgctctctgcttctcctgGCTTATCACCATCATTTTCTTGGCCTTGAGTGGAAGTTTCCCTACGGATCCTCTCTCCACCGctttttccacttcttccctgGCAGTGTCCCGCTCTACCTCATTCCTCATTCCTCGGAACCTACATCTGCGTCCCTCACCCTGACCCCTCCCTCATTTCCATCCCGCTGGCTGCACAACTTGGTTGAACTCAGTATTTCCAAGACTGGGGTCATTTTTCTTCCTAAGATGGATTCTTTTTTTCAACTCCCTCTTTCTAGCCACAGACCCGCTGTCTTCTCAGGCTTCCTGCCTGTTAACTCAGCACTGTCCCCAAGCAGTCATGGTTGTCACCCCCCCGACCCTCACCCCTGAAACTAGTCCTGGTGGAGATGCTTcagtccctttcctccttcctctcctgtttACATCTCCACCCcagtttttaaattaacatacCCCTGTCCATCTTCAGGTGTGTCGTGTAAGTTCTCCTCTGCGGGTTCCCTGAGTCTGTGGAGTAAAAGACATATTTCTATCACAGTATAAAACGCCTATGCTTAGACCTGAaactttaacaaaaaaaaaaaactttgtcctcaaattcaaacaaaaaaaagtactaAAAAGTGAACTTTTCAGTCcacaatattttgctttttaaagcaacCAATCTTCTTAGAAAtgtatctttctattttctattttctgctgAACCTGTTTATGGGTTCCTTTCAGTCTATTTAATAATTTCTTGCAAGATTTGTTAGTCCTGTGGTAGAAACACGAGTTTTGTTTGACATTTTCAAGCAGTACTGAATTATTGGCTTGTTTCTAAGTGCATGTGAGCACATGCGCACACGcttgcacatgcatgtggtaGAGAGGCCAAAGGTTGATGTCAtgtgtcttttcctttccttttctttttctttttttaaaattttattattattattgttttttcgagacatggtttctctgtagctttggagccctgtcctggaactagctcttgtagaccaggctgaccttgaactcacagaaatttgcctgcctctgcctcccaagtgctgggatcaaaggtgtgcgccaccaccgccagcttCATGGGTCTTTTTTAAttgttctccattttatttttgagatagggtctctcccATGAACCTGAGTCTCTCTGATTGTCTAGACCGGCTAGTCAGTGAGACCCCAGGATCTGCCCATCTAACTCCCCTCCAGCGCTGGGGTTGAGTTGCAGATGGAGACCACCATGCTAGCATTCATTTGGGTCCTGGAGATCCACAATCAGGCACTCACGCTTGCACGGCAAGGaccttacccattgagccacccCTCCACTTTCCTTTGTCTAGGGAAGGCAGGGACCAGTTTTCCTTGAGACATCAATGACAGTCTATCTTCAGCCTAAGCAGAATCTCAAAGATGCCACTATCAGATAATTTGTGACTTTTTGCTGATAGGTTACCTCTGTTCTTATGTCTGATGCACAGCTCTCAGCACCCCATTCCCCTACCAAAGCAAATGATTGCACTCTGTTTGCCTCACGTTTGTGCAATTGACTCGTTCGGTGAGGTGAGAAGTTTATAGTGGGGAAAGAAACACTTGTGGGATGGCGGAGGAGGAAGCAGGTGGTGGGAGGGACAACTGTGGAGCTGACAGGCGACCGAGGTCACCTGCAGTCCCTCGTCTTTCCTCAGCCAGGCAAGTCCACGAAACTTAACACAATGTGCTCTCGAATCTCACGCAGATGGCAATCAGAAGCTGTTTCCCTGTGAAGTCTGTGGGAGACGCTTTGCAGCAGATGTCCTGGTAAACATAAAGACGTTTTCTAGATGTGTTTCGTTGGAGTCAAATGAACTGTCAAGTCAGGGAGGAGGCAGTGGTGCCAAGATTAAAGACAGATGTggagagggctgggaggagaAGTGTAACCTATGGCTGCCAGGCCTGGCggacactgaggcaggctgataaTGCCACGTTCAGAAGTGACCCTATTCACCGCGCTCTCCCTGAAAGCGTGCCAGATGGAATGGTCTTGGCACAGACCACTCTCTCTTGAGAGATTTTGGCTCTTCCGCCTTTTCTTTAAGCatcaaaaattcaaatttcaAGGCCAAAACACCAGGGAAATTAGCTGGTCAGGAGGAATGAGCATTGAATTTCAGGCATCTGGAAACTTGGCTCGGAGCTACAAATTTGCCAGATTTGTCACTAATTCTGACAAGTCCTGCAACCTTCCTGTTTTCTGCCTTGCCACGTACACGGAACGCTCTGATTTCAGGGGGGGGGGGTTATACCATTTGGAGAAATAATGCATGGATACAAGCCTGCTCCAAGATCTAATTTTCCAGATATAAACTAACTGCATGTGTCAAGTTCCCAGGCTTTAAAGCTGAAAAAACTTTGAATTATTTCAAACTTGAGGGGTGCAGGATGCAGGGGTGGGGGGTTCGGTTTCAAACAAATGGTAAACTGTAGTCATGTAAAGAGATAGTCAAAAAAGATAAattcttaaaaaggaattcttaaGATGATAATGTaatcatttggattttttttttttttagatgatgGGATACTATTGAACTTGCATGATTTAGGGTTTGGATGAAAAGGAACCTCCAAAATGAGgttgtaggttttgtttttctgtgaagtTTTAGGAGCAGCATGTCTGGTCCCGTATAAATTATAAATGAGCCCCTGAAGCTACCAGTGGAATAACACAGGTTGTTGCGGCCCAGTGTCTACCAGTATCTTTCAGCTCGCTGTTACCTTTGCCAGCTGCACCGGGGAGGGGTTGAGACCTAAGGGGCTCCCTCTGGCTGGGGATCACTCAATGTCAAGTAGGCTTTACCTGCTCCTGAGTCTCACCCATAAGCCTGTCTCGATCACGTGACCGATAACCTCTCCTGTAGTTTAACATGGAGGACTTGGAGGAGCACAGATCGTTGTAGAACTTGCATTTTAGGGATCTAGATGAAGTGACTTTGTAGGAGAGGACAGAGATGCGCGTGCTGCGCCCTTCAGGCACTGTGACCAACCGCGTTAGCTGACTTCCGGTTGCTGTGGCACAAACCTCTGATCAAGAGcaattaaaggaagaaagggcttTCTTTGGCTTATAACTCCAGACAGATAAAGTCCATCCTGGCCACAAAAGCTTGGCCTGGTGGGGAATGCGTGGCAACAggagacccccctccccccatcacaTTTTACCTAAACAGAGGACGgactaaataaacaggaaatagGCTAGCCCCTGGTAATAGACTTTGCCCAGCAAAGCTCCACCCTTAAAGGTTCTTCTATAGCATCCTCACACAGTGCCCCCAAAtgggacatttcttattcaaatcgCCATACTATAACTTTATGCAGGGATGCCAGGCAGTTCTGTGTTTTACGGCTTTCCCTTTAGAATTTTGAGCATTTGACTAAAGGCTGGATAAACAAGCATGtagcctgattttttttattttttatttttttttagaatttgagATATACAATCAAATTTAAAGTAGCACTCTTTAGCTACTGTGCTAACTTTCACTATCACAAGATACCTGAGACGGTCACATTATAAACAGAAAAGATGACTTTTGTCCCTGTTTTAGACATACCATCTCGTAAGAGGTTAGCCTCAGTGCTCTGGTCCTACGGCTGAAGTGGTAAAAACATAAGGGAGGCATGACTTTCAAAACGCATAAGCAGGAAGCGAAAGAGAATTAGGAGAGGGGTCCGGAGAACCACAGTTCCTTGGAAGGACACACCCCCTGATGGTCAAAACCCCTCCCAGGACGAACTCATCTGGTTTTCTGTCCCGcattgagacggggtctctctgtgtagcccagggtgccttgaactcacaaccctaTTCCCTGGGCTTCCCTGGTAAAATAGAGGCTTGCACCTCCACTTCCAACTTGGATTTCACCTCTTAAAGGTCCACAAATATAGGAAATAAAGCACCCTTGGCCTTTTCCTAAATACAGTATTGAGCTGTATCTAACATGGCTGGGGAGAGCGGATGGATTTCCCGTATGGTGGTTTAGAGTTAAAGAAGGGACTAAATTCTACAGCTGCTAGCCCATCACTATTCTGGAGGTTAAATATGTAGTCATGAAAACTTTGTGATCCCTACATTTTCCAAAGCGAATCCCTACCCTTCCTTGTCTAGGAAAGACACGGACCAATATGTAAAAAACTATTCAACAAAAAGCGCAAACCCTTCAATTCCTTGAAGCAAAGATTACAGGGAACTGACATTCCCACTGTGATTAAGCCTCCTCAGTCCAAGGTATGCCAACGATTTCTTTACTTCTCAATATAGAAAGTACATTTAAGCTGGTTTCTTGGCTCTCTGATTTCATTTTTTGCTTGATAAGGCAGTGTAATGGAATTTAAATATAATCCACCTTTACTGTTTTTTGTATAATCTTACTTAGATTTCCAAATAAATTTTAGATACTTTCCAGATGTAGTTGAAAGAATCCTGTTTACATTTTCATCAGAGTGCCTGCAAGTCTAGAAAGTGGCCTGGGAAGAAAGTTACCTTTCCCCCCTCAGAGATAAGGTTTCACTGAACAGCTAAGGTTGGCCGTGAACCGACTATGTAGCCCAACTAGCTTTAGGTTCATGATCctgcagcctcagtttccctagatCTGTGATTGCGGGTGTGCACCCATACCAGTAAGAAAGTTTACAGATAGGACCAGCAagtacctgccaccaagcctggacACTGGAGCTCAGTCCCCAGGGAACCACATGGTAGAAAAACCGACTCCCAACAGCTAGCCTCTGAAAcggctccatgcatatacacatccACACGCAAAAATAGATCAATAAAATTGTGATTGCCAAACAAAAACTTAAGAAAGTCACCTTCAATCTTGCATCTGTCTTTCTCTAAAGTTCTCTGGctttgttgtttctctgatttttattttgtgggctttttttttttttttttttggtcactgCTATGACTGTGAACAATACTACTGTAGCTTGTGGACTTTTAAAACTAGCTCTTTTGGGGAAAACTTtttctctacaaaaaaaaaatctttccatattACAGGATCTCATTTGTTATAAATCAAAAcctagtggggtttttttttgtttttgtttttttttaatctgtcggTTGATATGTAGCCAAGGGTAGTAGGTGctggtttgattttgtttcttacaGGTTCAACCCGTGAGGAAATCTAACTGGAGACAACAGCATGAGGACTTCATCAATGCGATTCGGTCAGCAAAAGAATGCGCTGTAGCCATAAAAGAGGGCAGGCCCCttccccctccaccccctccaaCCATCAACCCAGGTATGTAAATATTTGCCTTGCTTTTGGGGCCACGGTTGACTTTTACCCATATTAAAACTCCAActatataagtaaatatatgcAGCACACATTATTAGCCCTTTCTTCCAGTTCACAGAGCTTGCATGTTCCCTCCTGTCTGCCCCACCATGAGCCGTTGTCACACCCGGTAGCGTCAGTACCTACCTAAAGGGCACATCATTTGCGCTGAGGAGCAGGAAGCTGTACACAGTACTATGCTAGTTCCGCAGTGTCAGCAACATACAGCTCCGTGTTTGCGAGTGATCTTCTGACAAAGCTAACTGTCTGAAGTCATGTGATTTAAGTGGCttcacagttttctttattccGAACTCTGTATTTTGAAACGTTTCAGATCtataagaaagaggaaagaataggACAATAATCATTTCCGTGTCTTCTGAAGTCCAAGGATTGGGGTCTGTactgcctctctgtctttctctatgtctctgtttctgtctctgtcctccgtctgtctgtctcctctctgtctctccctttctctctctctctctctgtgtgtgtgtgtgtgtgaatgtatgtgtgttattGGATCAtgcaacacaccacacacacacacacacgaagatcagaggacaacttttaggagttctttctttctttctttctactgtgTGGGCCCTGGAGATGAACCTGGGTtgccagacttggtggcaggcaggcccctttacccactgaacgaTCTCAATGGCCCTGGAAGAAGTCTCTAAAAGTGAAGCTGTAGACAGCGATACTTTATCCTTGACATTATCAGCAAATCATCTCTTAAGCAAAACACAGGTTCCTGCTGTCCAAGTTATTTGAAGAATGTTTCTGGGGCCCTCACCACACACCCACTCAGCCAGAATCCAGTCAAGGTCCCAACACTGCGTTCTGTTGTCTTTCCAGACAGTTTTCAGTGTTCTGCGACACCTTTGTCCGATGATTGTAGCTTTCAGAATGCTGCCTGTTGTTTTGTCTGCCTGTTAAGTCATATTGATGTTTaacttgtctctctgtctcatctTTCAACAAGCTGGAGGTTAGCACAAGAGACTCTGTTAAGTTCATTCTAATCTCTTGTCAAATGTCTGATTAGCAAATAACTTTTCTCCTGTTTTGTATTGCCTTTGGACTGTAGTGTATTTAGTTCaagcacaaaattttaaaatttgaactgctttctcttttgtggtctgtttttcatattatttcaCTGCTGAATATAATGCTAACACACCCTGTTTGGGGTTAAGGGTCTCacgtagctcagactggcctcaaacttgctgtgtggtCAAAGGTGACCTggttctccttcctccaccttcatCCCGCAGGCTGGGATGATAGGCGAGCACCACACAACAAAGATCCCTGTGTTTCTTATTCTAAAGTTCTAGGGTTTACTGGTAGGTGGTTAGTTTGTTTTGAGTTAGCATTAGTGTGTAATGCAATCTTACTCTTTTGTACATCAACAATCAGTTAGTTTCCTTATCGCTCTTGGTTGAAAAAACCATCCCTGAGGGTGATAGCAAGTGAATGTGGGAAACATACCTGACCTACATCAGGGTTTTCAAGCTGTGGGCTgcaacccctttggcaaacctctatctccaaagatatttacattgtgatccatagcagcagcaaaattacagttacgatgTAGGCACGAAAATAAATGTATGGCTGGGGATCATCACACCATGagacactgtattaaagggtcacagcgctaggaaggttgagaaccacagacaGACATGATACAGTCCGTCAAAAATGTTATCATGAAACCCAACACTTTGTACAATGAACAtacaaccaaaacaaataaataaataatttaaaaggctATTCTTTCTCCTCTTGAACAGTTATTgttaatttaattaaaagttaCTTAGGGCCCAGCAAAgtagctcagtgtgtaaaggtgcttgccattaATCTCAATAATCTTTGTTCCATCCCTTGGACATATCATAGTGAAAGGTGACTTTCACACGCcccctatacatacacacacaaataagtaaatctaatcccccccaaaaaatgttaAAGTCAAGTAACTGCACATTTGAAAGTTTCATCTCTCTATTCTGTGCTCCTCATCTGTATCTGTCCTTATACCAATACAGCTCTATTTTGGTTGCatagtattaaaataatttataaatcaaaAACTGTGAATGTCACAGATACAAAAAGTTTTTTTTGGCTGT is from Microtus pennsylvanicus isolate mMicPen1 chromosome 1, mMicPen1.hap1, whole genome shotgun sequence and encodes:
- the Zc2hc1b gene encoding zinc finger C2HC domain-containing protein 1B, which codes for MAEAQPAVADGNQKLFPCEVCGRRFAADVLERHGPICKKLFNKKRKPFNSLKQRLQGTDIPTVIKPPQSKVQPVRKSNWRQQHEDFINAIRSAKECAVAIKEGRPLPPPPPPTINPDYIQCPYCMRRFNETAAQRHINFCKDQSSRRVFDPAQTAARLASRAQGKAPASPRKQPTVTSAVGTLLQSRAVATKNDVMASSSKSEQALSSCPVLGVEPPSCRGDLLVVSKR